From a single Hymenobacter sp. YIM 151500-1 genomic region:
- a CDS encoding TerC family protein, with the protein MTNSPLFWAGFNVFILALLLLDLLVFNRKAHVVRMREALGWSVFWILLSLGFNYLVYRWLGRQAALEFLTGYLIEKALSVDNLFVFLLIFSYFKVPQQYQHRILFWGIIGALVLRAAFILAGAALLAKFHFLLYVLGAFLVYTGIKMATSAGEPEIDPDNNPVVKFLSRHLPITRNLHEGRFFVRKDGIRFATPLFVVLVMVETTDVVFAADSIPAILAVSRDTFIVYTSNVFALLGLRALYFALEGLMRLFHYLHYGLSLILVFIGGKLLVSDFLHIPMVASLGVVGFILVGAVALSLLFPKKEEEEIEVRG; encoded by the coding sequence ATGACTAACTCGCCATTGTTCTGGGCGGGCTTCAACGTCTTTATCCTGGCGTTGCTTCTGCTCGACCTGCTTGTGTTCAACCGCAAGGCCCACGTAGTGCGTATGCGCGAGGCCCTGGGCTGGAGCGTGTTCTGGATTCTGCTGTCGTTGGGCTTCAACTACCTCGTGTACCGCTGGCTGGGCCGGCAGGCGGCGCTGGAGTTCCTGACCGGCTACCTCATCGAAAAGGCTCTGAGCGTCGACAACTTGTTTGTCTTCTTGCTCATCTTCAGCTACTTCAAGGTACCGCAGCAGTACCAGCACCGCATCTTGTTCTGGGGTATTATCGGGGCGCTGGTGCTGCGGGCGGCGTTTATCCTGGCCGGGGCGGCGCTGCTGGCCAAGTTTCATTTTCTGCTGTACGTGCTGGGCGCTTTCCTGGTGTACACGGGCATCAAAATGGCCACCAGCGCCGGCGAGCCTGAAATTGACCCCGACAATAACCCGGTGGTGAAGTTCCTGAGCCGCCACCTGCCCATCACCCGCAACCTGCACGAAGGCCGGTTTTTCGTGCGCAAAGACGGTATACGCTTCGCTACGCCGCTGTTTGTAGTGCTGGTTATGGTCGAAACCACCGACGTGGTATTTGCCGCCGACTCCATTCCCGCCATTCTGGCCGTTTCGCGCGACACGTTTATCGTCTACACCAGCAATGTGTTTGCCCTCCTGGGGCTGCGGGCCCTGTACTTTGCCCTGGAAGGCCTCATGCGCCTGTTCCATTACCTGCACTACGGCCTTTCGCTTATCCTGGTCTTTATCGGCGGCAAGCTGCTCGTCTCCGATTTCCTGCACATTCCTATGGTTGCCTCGCTCGGCGTAGTCGGCTTTATCCTGGTGGGTGCCGTGGCCTTGTCCCTGCTTTTTCCTAAAAAGGAAGAGGAAGAAATAGAAGTGAGAGGCTAG
- a CDS encoding polyprenol monophosphomannose synthase: protein MNDGVVLIPTYNERENAELIIRKVFSLPQLIDVLIIDDGSPDGTAEVVRRLMPEFPGRLFLEERRGKLGLGTAYIHGFRWALARGYQYVFEMDADFSHNPDDLIRLYDACAHQGYDLAIGSRYIQGVNVVNWPMDRVLMSWFASAYVRLVTGMPIMDATAGFKCYSARVLRTIPLDRIHFVGYAFQIEMKWLAYKYGFRIQEVPIIFTDRTRGTSKMTKGIFKEALLGVVQMKVESWFRRFAPAPAEPAPDSATLVPAPATSAPETR, encoded by the coding sequence ATGAACGACGGGGTTGTCCTGATACCTACCTACAATGAACGCGAGAATGCGGAGCTGATTATCCGCAAAGTGTTTTCATTGCCTCAGCTTATTGATGTGCTCATCATTGACGACGGCTCCCCCGATGGCACGGCCGAGGTGGTACGCCGGCTCATGCCCGAATTTCCGGGGCGGCTGTTTCTGGAGGAGCGCCGCGGCAAGCTGGGCCTGGGCACGGCCTACATTCACGGCTTCCGGTGGGCCCTGGCGCGGGGCTACCAGTACGTGTTTGAGATGGACGCCGACTTCTCGCACAACCCCGACGACCTGATCCGCCTCTACGACGCCTGCGCCCACCAGGGCTACGACCTGGCCATTGGCTCGCGCTACATTCAGGGCGTGAACGTGGTGAACTGGCCCATGGACCGGGTGCTAATGTCGTGGTTTGCCTCGGCCTACGTGCGGCTGGTAACCGGTATGCCCATCATGGATGCCACGGCGGGCTTCAAGTGCTACTCGGCCCGGGTGCTGCGCACCATTCCGCTCGACCGGATTCACTTTGTGGGCTACGCCTTCCAGATTGAGATGAAGTGGTTGGCCTACAAATACGGCTTCCGCATCCAGGAAGTGCCCATCATCTTCACCGACCGCACCCGCGGCACGTCCAAGATGACCAAGGGCATCTTCAAGGAAGCCTTGCTGGGTGTGGTGCAGATGAAGGTGGAAAGCTGGTTCCGGCGCTTCGCCCCCGCCCCGGCCGAGCCGGCCCCCGACAGCGCCACTTTGGTACCGGCTCCCGCAACCTCGGCCCCAGAAACGCGGTAA
- the hemG gene encoding protoporphyrinogen oxidase, protein MTTAILGGGISGLTLAWHLQRAGLAYDLLEATGRPGGTIRSEQAGPYLLETGPNSVQLSPELHDLLTSLDLLGHVQDAATVSQHRYVLRAGRYQRLPSSPPGLLTNGFFSLKGKVDLLRELTRPPRQPDPTETLAQFFRRRFGPEIVDYALNPFISGIYAGDPEQLLVHRTFPQLVALEQAHGSVLRGLIKNKSGAGRRRIISLRGGLHTLTNTLAARLSHYHSGHAVTGLHCLPDGRWQVDTAAGPAPRPAYDRVVLALPAYAAASLLQAQFPAAAAALAAVRYPAMAAVYSAYGRAQVQHPLDGFGALHPRVEQPYAAGSIWTSSIFPDRVPDGQVLFTTFVGGTQYQQQAHEPADQQQAAVHAELSRLYGIQGPPLWQYRYHWERAIPQFDARIGPAQEAVDALASQGLYAAANWRSGVGVPDCVRHAGELAARLAQA, encoded by the coding sequence ATGACGACAGCCATTTTGGGCGGCGGTATTTCGGGCCTGACCCTGGCCTGGCACCTCCAGCGCGCCGGCCTTGCCTACGACCTGCTGGAGGCCACCGGCCGCCCCGGCGGCACCATCCGCTCCGAGCAAGCCGGGCCTTACCTGCTCGAAACCGGCCCTAACTCCGTGCAGCTCAGCCCCGAGCTGCACGACCTGCTCACCAGCCTCGACCTGCTGGGCCACGTGCAGGATGCGGCCACCGTCAGCCAGCACCGCTACGTGCTGCGCGCCGGCCGCTACCAGCGCCTGCCGTCCTCGCCGCCGGGCCTGCTCACGAATGGGTTTTTCAGCCTGAAAGGTAAAGTTGACCTTCTACGCGAGCTGACCCGCCCGCCCCGGCAGCCCGACCCCACCGAAACCTTGGCCCAGTTCTTCCGCCGCCGTTTCGGCCCGGAAATCGTGGACTATGCCCTCAACCCGTTCATCTCCGGCATCTACGCCGGCGACCCGGAGCAGCTGCTGGTGCACCGCACCTTTCCGCAGCTGGTGGCCCTGGAGCAAGCGCACGGCTCGGTGCTGCGCGGCCTGATAAAAAACAAAAGTGGCGCGGGTCGGCGCCGCATCATTTCCCTGCGCGGCGGCCTGCACACCTTGACCAACACGCTGGCCGCCCGCCTAAGCCACTACCACTCCGGCCACGCCGTGACGGGCCTGCACTGCCTCCCCGACGGGCGCTGGCAAGTAGACACCGCGGCTGGCCCCGCCCCCCGCCCCGCCTACGACCGGGTAGTACTGGCCCTCCCGGCTTATGCGGCGGCTTCGTTGCTTCAGGCCCAGTTTCCGGCCGCTGCCGCCGCCCTGGCCGCGGTGCGCTACCCGGCCATGGCCGCCGTGTACTCGGCGTACGGACGCGCGCAGGTGCAGCATCCGCTGGACGGCTTCGGGGCCCTGCACCCGCGGGTAGAGCAGCCCTACGCCGCCGGCAGCATCTGGACCAGCTCCATCTTCCCCGACCGGGTACCGGACGGGCAGGTGCTGTTCACCACGTTCGTGGGCGGCACCCAGTACCAGCAGCAGGCCCACGAGCCCGCAGACCAGCAGCAAGCTGCCGTGCACGCCGAGCTGAGCCGTCTGTACGGCATCCAGGGGCCGCCTTTGTGGCAATACCGCTACCACTGGGAGCGGGCCATTCCCCAGTTCGACGCCCGCATCGGGCCGGCCCAAGAAGCCGTGGATGCTCTGGCTTCTCAGGGCCTGTACGCCGCAGCCAACTGGCGCTCCGGCGTGGGGGTGCCCGACTGCGTACGGCACGCCGGGGAGCTGGCCGCCCGGCTGGCGCAAGCCTAA
- a CDS encoding D-glycero-alpha-D-manno-heptose-1,7-bisphosphate 7-phosphatase encodes MKQPAAAPAATNKAVFLDRDGVLNREIGDYVWEPDKFIVLPGVPEALARLKQAGYYLIVVTNQAGIAKGLYTAANVQACHAKLQHACGDLLDALYYAPSHPSVSESLLRKPDSLMLEKALARFRLDPAQCWIVGDRLRDLEAGARVGVRGILVGHTEAGTQAPWAADLRAAAELVVASGQAA; translated from the coding sequence ATGAAGCAACCTGCTGCCGCGCCTGCCGCCACCAACAAAGCCGTTTTCCTGGACCGGGATGGGGTTCTGAACCGAGAAATCGGGGACTATGTATGGGAGCCGGATAAGTTTATCGTGCTGCCAGGCGTGCCCGAGGCCCTGGCCCGACTGAAGCAGGCCGGCTATTACTTGATTGTCGTCACCAACCAGGCTGGCATTGCCAAGGGCCTCTACACGGCTGCCAACGTGCAGGCCTGCCACGCCAAATTGCAGCACGCCTGCGGGGACCTGCTCGATGCTCTCTACTACGCCCCCAGCCACCCCAGCGTGTCGGAGTCGTTGCTCCGTAAGCCCGATTCGCTGATGCTGGAAAAAGCCCTGGCCCGCTTCCGCCTCGACCCGGCCCAGTGCTGGATTGTCGGCGACCGGCTGCGCGACCTGGAGGCCGGCGCGCGGGTGGGGGTGCGCGGCATCCTGGTGGGCCACACCGAAGCCGGGACTCAGGCGCCCTGGGCCGCCGACCTTCGCGCCGCCGCCGAGCTGGTAGTGGCGTCTGGCCAGGCTGCGTAG
- a CDS encoding type III PLP-dependent enzyme domain-containing protein gives MDTYHDLISQTFDFPTQEFRVEENTLRFHDIDLMALVEKHGTPLRLTYLPKISSQIQRAKEWFRVGIEKTDYQGRYSYAYCTKASHFSFVVEEALKNGVHIETSSWFDMSIIRAMHEKGKVAKDTFIICNGFKPEEYKREITDLINDGFVNCMPILDSPNEVQYYHDHVREKCNIGMRLASDEEPRFQFYTSRLGIRYADAVPLYQEKIKDDPRFELTMLHYFINTGIKDTSYYWSELSRFVHKYCELRKVCPTLTTIDIGGGLPIQTSIQPEYDYPYMIEEVLRTIKRICQEEGVPEPDIFTEFGIFTVGESGATIYSILDEKLQNDKELWYMIDGSFITNLPDTWALNQRFIMLALNGWNRQYKKIQLGGLTCDSQDYYNAEKHIYQVFLPERNPRSAAAKTQDGKPLYVGFFHTGAYQESLSGYGGIKHCLIPAPKHVILDRAADGSLTDSVFAEKQTADSMMRILGYQS, from the coding sequence ATGGATACCTACCACGACCTCATTTCCCAGACGTTTGATTTCCCGACCCAGGAATTTCGGGTAGAAGAAAATACGCTGCGCTTCCACGACATCGACCTGATGGCCCTGGTAGAAAAGCACGGCACTCCGCTGCGGCTCACGTACCTGCCCAAAATCTCCAGCCAGATTCAGCGGGCCAAGGAATGGTTTCGGGTGGGCATCGAGAAAACCGACTACCAGGGCCGCTACTCCTACGCTTACTGCACCAAGGCCTCGCACTTCAGCTTTGTGGTGGAAGAAGCCCTCAAAAACGGCGTCCACATCGAAACCTCGTCGTGGTTTGATATGAGCATCATCCGGGCCATGCACGAGAAAGGCAAGGTGGCCAAGGACACGTTCATCATCTGCAACGGCTTCAAGCCCGAGGAGTACAAGCGCGAAATCACGGACCTTATCAACGACGGCTTTGTGAACTGCATGCCCATTCTGGACTCGCCCAACGAGGTGCAGTACTACCACGACCACGTGCGCGAGAAGTGCAACATCGGGATGCGCCTGGCCTCCGACGAGGAGCCGCGCTTTCAGTTCTACACCTCCCGCCTGGGCATCCGCTACGCCGACGCCGTGCCGCTCTACCAGGAGAAAATCAAGGACGACCCGCGCTTCGAGCTAACCATGCTCCACTACTTTATCAACACGGGCATCAAAGACACCAGCTACTACTGGTCGGAGTTGAGCCGCTTCGTGCACAAGTACTGCGAGCTGCGCAAGGTGTGTCCCACGCTCACCACCATCGATATCGGCGGGGGCCTGCCCATCCAGACCAGCATCCAGCCCGAGTACGACTACCCGTACATGATTGAGGAGGTGCTGCGCACGATTAAGCGCATCTGCCAGGAAGAAGGCGTGCCCGAGCCCGACATCTTCACCGAGTTCGGCATCTTCACGGTGGGCGAATCGGGGGCTACTATCTACTCCATCCTGGACGAGAAGCTGCAAAACGACAAGGAGCTGTGGTACATGATTGACGGCTCGTTTATTACTAACCTGCCCGACACCTGGGCCCTGAACCAGCGCTTCATCATGCTGGCTCTGAACGGCTGGAACCGGCAGTACAAGAAAATCCAGCTCGGCGGCCTCACCTGCGACTCCCAGGACTACTACAACGCCGAAAAGCACATCTACCAGGTGTTTTTGCCGGAGCGCAACCCGCGGTCAGCCGCCGCCAAAACCCAGGACGGCAAGCCGCTGTACGTGGGCTTCTTCCACACCGGGGCCTACCAGGAAAGTCTGTCGGGCTACGGCGGCATCAAGCACTGCCTGATTCCGGCCCCCAAGCACGTCATCCTGGACCGCGCCGCCGATGGCAGCCTCACCGACTCCGTGTTTGCCGAAAAGCAAACCGCCGACTCCATGATGCGCATTCTGGGCTACCAGTCGTAG
- a CDS encoding arginase: MRRIKLLEVRSELGAGTRGASLGVDALKVACLNKGSDYFRRFNSVSIPDLNHVLFDRNHFPKAKHIDSIYTVQKGIAGAVEQTLRFGEFPLVLAGDHSSAAATIAGIKAAYPHKTLGVVWVDAHADIHSPYTTPSGNMHGMPLAISLGDDNRECQRNHVEPETEFFWNKLKNLGEPGPKVTGEHLVYVVVRDTEAEENAIIERLGIKNYKLDEVRAKGTRQVAREVYERLRFCDMVYVSFDVDSLDSRFSKGTGTPVEEGLNVEEAISLCRALLDNDRVICFEMVEINPTLDNMNTMATNAFDILEAATDAIQRRLRMEEVVSR, translated from the coding sequence ATGCGACGCATTAAGCTTCTGGAAGTCCGCTCCGAACTCGGGGCCGGGACCCGCGGAGCCAGCCTGGGCGTAGATGCCCTCAAGGTGGCCTGCCTCAACAAAGGGTCCGACTACTTCCGCCGGTTCAATTCCGTGAGCATTCCGGACCTGAACCACGTGCTCTTCGACCGGAATCATTTTCCAAAGGCCAAGCACATTGACTCCATTTATACGGTGCAAAAAGGCATTGCCGGCGCCGTGGAGCAGACGCTCCGCTTCGGGGAGTTTCCCCTGGTGCTGGCCGGCGACCATAGCTCGGCCGCCGCTACCATTGCCGGCATCAAGGCCGCCTACCCGCACAAAACCCTGGGCGTGGTGTGGGTAGATGCCCATGCCGACATTCACTCGCCCTACACCACGCCCTCCGGCAACATGCACGGCATGCCGCTGGCCATCAGCCTGGGCGATGATAACCGGGAGTGCCAGCGCAACCACGTAGAGCCCGAAACCGAGTTCTTCTGGAACAAGCTCAAGAACCTGGGCGAGCCCGGCCCCAAAGTCACCGGCGAGCATCTGGTGTACGTGGTGGTGCGCGACACCGAAGCCGAGGAAAACGCCATTATTGAGCGCCTGGGCATCAAAAACTACAAACTCGACGAAGTACGCGCCAAAGGGACTCGGCAGGTGGCCCGCGAGGTGTACGAGCGGCTGCGCTTCTGCGACATGGTGTACGTGTCGTTCGACGTAGATTCGCTGGACTCGCGCTTCTCGAAAGGCACCGGCACGCCCGTGGAAGAGGGCCTGAACGTGGAAGAAGCCATTAGCCTGTGCCGCGCCCTGCTCGACAACGACCGGGTAATCTGCTTCGAGATGGTGGAAATCAACCCCACCCTCGACAACATGAACACCATGGCTACCAACGCCTTCGACATCCTGGAAGCCGCCACCGACGCCATCCAGCGCCGCCTGCGCATGGAAGAAGTGGTGAGCCGGTAG
- a CDS encoding YbaY family lipoprotein: MTRQATWLTAAAATLLAACTAAPTSPDSSPDSSPATNTASVGPASVLDSVTGTVTYRERVALPPTAVVRVQLQDASLQDVAAVILDSVTIRPQGRQVPLAFTLRYDPARIQEGGIYVVQARILDASGRLLFLNDEAYPVLTNGKPKRVDMVLRRVQ; encoded by the coding sequence ATGACTCGACAAGCAACTTGGCTTACCGCCGCTGCTGCAACGCTGCTAGCAGCCTGCACAGCTGCGCCCACTAGCCCGGACAGCAGCCCGGACAGCAGCCCGGCCACGAACACGGCCTCCGTTGGTCCTGCCTCGGTCCTGGATTCGGTGACGGGCACCGTCACGTACCGGGAGCGGGTGGCCCTGCCGCCCACAGCCGTGGTGCGGGTGCAACTCCAGGATGCCTCGTTGCAGGACGTAGCGGCCGTTATTCTCGACTCCGTAACCATCCGGCCTCAGGGGCGGCAGGTGCCGCTGGCCTTCACGCTGCGCTACGACCCGGCCCGGATTCAGGAAGGCGGCATCTACGTGGTGCAGGCCCGTATTCTGGACGCCAGCGGCCGGCTGCTGTTTCTGAACGACGAGGCCTACCCCGTGCTGACCAACGGCAAACCCAAGCGCGTGGATATGGTGCTGCGTCGAGTGCAGTAA
- the argS gene encoding arginine--tRNA ligase: MQHLEQTLKAALGAAIQHVFNVEVAASQLALQPTRKEFAGSFTLVTFPFTKVLGRGPEQIGQAVGEWLVANEPLVKGFNVVKGFLNLEIADSAWLEVFEQLRQQPDGAPVPTGGPQRVVVEYSSPNTNKPLHLGHLRNNFLGYSVAEILKATGATVSKVNLVNDRGIHICKSMLAYQHYGHGETPEQAGIKGDHLIGKYYVLFERHYREQVRQLEAEGVLPDVAKRQAPLMTEAQDMLRAWEAGDEQVVSLWRQMNGWVYEGFTETYQTIGVDFDKFYYESGTYLLGKERVEEGLATGVFFRKDDGSVWVDLTAEGLDEKLLLRADGTSVYITQDLGTAELKYQDYAYDLSVYVIADEQNYHMQVLKAVLQKLGKPYADAIYHLSYGMVDLPSGKMKSREGTVVDADELVREVVAAAKAATLEKGKTEGLSEPEAEQLYHQLGLGALKYYLLKVDPKKRMLFNPEESVSLEGHTGPFIQYSHARIASILRKAQEQGVAADAPLAGPTELHDTERDLVQEVARYPAVVAEAARTQSPAVVAQYAYDVAKAYNRFYTEVPIFAEPDAAKKALRVALSAQTARAIRQSMGLLGIQVPERM, translated from the coding sequence GTGCAACACCTCGAACAAACCCTCAAAGCCGCCCTCGGCGCGGCCATCCAACACGTATTCAACGTCGAAGTAGCCGCCTCCCAGCTGGCCTTGCAGCCCACGCGCAAGGAGTTTGCCGGCTCGTTTACGCTCGTCACCTTCCCGTTCACCAAAGTCCTGGGCCGCGGCCCCGAGCAGATAGGGCAGGCCGTGGGAGAGTGGCTGGTAGCCAACGAGCCGCTGGTGAAGGGCTTCAACGTGGTGAAAGGCTTCCTGAACCTGGAAATTGCCGATTCGGCCTGGCTGGAGGTGTTTGAGCAGCTGCGCCAGCAGCCCGACGGCGCCCCCGTGCCCACGGGTGGCCCCCAGCGCGTGGTGGTGGAGTATTCGTCGCCCAACACCAACAAGCCCCTGCACCTGGGCCACCTGCGCAACAACTTCCTGGGTTACTCGGTGGCCGAAATCCTGAAAGCCACCGGCGCCACCGTCAGCAAAGTAAACCTGGTCAACGACCGGGGCATCCACATCTGCAAGTCCATGCTGGCCTACCAGCACTACGGGCACGGCGAAACCCCCGAGCAGGCGGGCATCAAGGGCGACCATTTGATTGGCAAATACTACGTGCTGTTTGAGCGCCACTACCGGGAGCAGGTGCGCCAGCTCGAAGCCGAAGGCGTGCTGCCCGACGTAGCCAAGCGCCAGGCCCCGCTCATGACCGAGGCCCAGGACATGCTGCGGGCCTGGGAAGCCGGCGACGAGCAGGTGGTGAGCCTGTGGCGCCAGATGAACGGCTGGGTGTACGAGGGCTTCACGGAAACCTATCAGACCATCGGCGTCGATTTCGACAAGTTCTACTACGAGTCGGGAACCTACCTGCTGGGCAAGGAACGCGTGGAAGAAGGCCTGGCAACGGGCGTGTTCTTCCGCAAAGACGACGGCTCGGTGTGGGTGGACCTCACGGCTGAGGGCCTCGACGAGAAGCTTTTGCTCCGCGCCGACGGCACTAGCGTGTACATCACCCAGGACCTGGGCACGGCCGAGCTGAAGTACCAGGACTACGCCTACGACCTGTCGGTGTACGTTATTGCCGACGAGCAGAACTACCACATGCAGGTGCTGAAGGCCGTGTTGCAGAAGCTGGGCAAGCCCTACGCCGACGCCATCTACCACCTCAGCTACGGCATGGTAGACCTGCCCTCGGGCAAGATGAAAAGCCGCGAAGGCACCGTAGTCGACGCCGACGAGCTGGTGCGCGAGGTGGTAGCCGCCGCCAAAGCCGCCACCCTCGAAAAAGGCAAAACCGAAGGCCTCTCGGAGCCGGAAGCCGAGCAGCTCTACCACCAGCTGGGCCTGGGCGCGCTCAAGTACTATCTGCTGAAAGTGGACCCCAAAAAGCGGATGCTCTTCAACCCCGAGGAGTCGGTGAGCCTGGAAGGCCATACGGGGCCATTCATCCAGTACAGCCACGCCCGCATTGCCAGCATTCTGCGCAAAGCCCAGGAGCAAGGCGTAGCCGCCGACGCCCCGCTGGCCGGCCCGACGGAGCTGCACGACACCGAGCGTGACCTGGTGCAGGAGGTGGCCCGCTACCCCGCCGTGGTGGCGGAAGCCGCCCGCACCCAGTCGCCGGCCGTGGTAGCCCAGTACGCCTATGACGTAGCCAAGGCCTACAACCGCTTCTACACCGAAGTGCCCATTTTCGCCGAGCCTGATGCTGCCAAGAAAGCCCTGCGCGTGGCCCTATCGGCCCAGACGGCGCGGGCCATCCGGCAGAGCATGGGCCTGCTCGGCATCCAGGTGCCGGAGCGGATGTAG
- a CDS encoding LOG family protein translates to MNSVAVYCGASSGFHEIYTQLAQDMGRALAERGLTLVYGGGRVGLMGALADSVLQHGGRAIGVIPDFLVEKEVEHRGLTELHIVQSMHERKLLMADLAEGFVAMPGGFGTLEELFEVLTWGQLGLHRKPVAVLNVQGYYDHLLRALDHMVTEGLLRPENRHQLLSHAQPRALLDEMQAYQPPQVEKWLTPPTT, encoded by the coding sequence ATGAACAGCGTAGCGGTGTATTGCGGGGCCAGCAGTGGCTTCCATGAAATCTATACCCAACTGGCCCAGGACATGGGCCGCGCTTTGGCCGAGCGGGGCCTGACGCTGGTGTATGGCGGGGGCCGCGTGGGCCTGATGGGCGCCCTGGCCGACAGCGTGTTGCAGCACGGCGGCCGGGCCATCGGCGTCATCCCCGATTTTCTGGTGGAAAAGGAAGTGGAGCACCGCGGCCTCACCGAGCTGCACATCGTGCAGAGCATGCACGAGCGGAAGCTGCTGATGGCCGACCTGGCCGAGGGCTTCGTGGCCATGCCCGGCGGCTTCGGCACTCTGGAGGAGCTGTTTGAGGTGCTGACCTGGGGGCAACTGGGCCTGCACCGCAAGCCCGTAGCCGTACTCAACGTGCAGGGCTACTACGACCACCTGCTTCGCGCCCTCGACCACATGGTAACTGAAGGCCTGCTGCGCCCGGAAAACCGCCATCAGCTGCTCAGCCACGCCCAGCCCCGCGCCCTGCTCGACGAAATGCAGGCCTACCAGCCCCCGCAAGTGGAAAAATGGCTGACGCCGCCTACGACCTAA
- a CDS encoding 3-oxoacyl-ACP synthase III family protein, whose translation MRRTLYSVIAGTGSYLPSRVVPNAAFTSSAFFEANGQPLTKSGEEIVERFAQITDIQERRYAEDDQVASDLAFLAAQNLFASCNADPEQLDYILVAHNFGDISAANRRSDFVPTLAARVKHKLGIENPNTIAYDLPFGCPGWLQGVIQADYYLRSGDARRVLVIGTETLSRVCDPHDRDSMIYADGAGAVLLEAQESATPIGILAHGSRSDTVQAAHLLRMDKSYNPAYEGEELFLKMEGRKLYEYALKTVPQAIKDCFDKTGLPITALRKLLIHQANGKMDEAILKRLYALYNEATVPEGVMPMTISWLGNSSVATLPTLLDLLLKHQLPGNDSSNDIGPGDHLVFASVGAGMNCNAVVYRIPK comes from the coding sequence ATGCGTAGGACTCTCTATTCGGTCATTGCCGGAACGGGCAGTTACCTTCCCTCCCGGGTTGTTCCCAACGCGGCCTTCACTTCTTCGGCCTTCTTCGAGGCCAACGGCCAGCCCCTCACCAAGTCGGGGGAGGAGATTGTCGAGCGGTTTGCTCAGATTACTGACATTCAGGAGCGGCGCTACGCCGAGGACGACCAGGTAGCCTCCGACCTGGCCTTTCTGGCCGCCCAGAACCTGTTTGCATCCTGCAACGCCGACCCGGAGCAGCTCGACTACATCCTGGTGGCCCACAACTTCGGCGACATATCGGCCGCCAACCGCCGCTCCGATTTTGTGCCCACCCTGGCGGCCCGCGTGAAGCACAAGCTGGGCATCGAAAACCCGAATACCATTGCCTACGACCTGCCTTTTGGCTGCCCCGGCTGGCTGCAAGGCGTCATTCAGGCCGATTACTACCTGCGCTCCGGCGATGCCCGGCGGGTGCTGGTCATTGGAACTGAAACGCTTTCCCGCGTCTGCGACCCGCACGACCGGGACAGTATGATTTACGCCGATGGCGCCGGGGCCGTCCTGCTCGAAGCCCAGGAAAGCGCCACGCCCATCGGCATTCTGGCCCACGGCTCCCGCTCCGACACGGTGCAGGCCGCCCACCTGCTGCGCATGGACAAGTCGTATAACCCGGCTTACGAAGGCGAGGAGCTGTTTCTGAAGATGGAGGGCCGCAAGCTCTACGAGTACGCTCTCAAAACGGTACCCCAAGCCATCAAAGACTGCTTCGACAAAACCGGCCTGCCCATTACGGCGCTGCGCAAACTGCTCATTCATCAGGCCAACGGCAAAATGGACGAGGCCATTCTTAAGCGCCTGTACGCCCTCTATAACGAGGCTACCGTGCCCGAAGGCGTCATGCCGATGACCATTTCCTGGCTCGGGAATTCCTCGGTAGCCACGCTCCCCACCCTGCTAGATCTGCTTCTCAAGCATCAGCTCCCCGGCAACGACAGCAGCAACGACATCGGCCCCGGCGACCATCTGGTATTTGCCTCCGTGGGCGCCGGCATGAACTGCAACGCCGTGGTGTACCGGATACCTAAATGA
- a CDS encoding glutathione peroxidase has product MKSFLLLGALLAGGLSFSHFSTATHPMTTETTAAPTTVYDFTVKSIDGKDVKLSQFKGKKLLIVNVASECGYTPQYKELEELHKKHGDRVTVLGFPANNFGGQEPGTNEQIATFCEKNFGVTFPMFAKVSVKGADTAPLYQFLADKSRNGAVSDAPTWNFCKYLVDEQGRVVAFYPSKVKPMSDELVAAILK; this is encoded by the coding sequence ATGAAATCTTTTCTCCTACTCGGCGCGCTGCTGGCCGGCGGCCTGTCTTTCTCCCATTTTTCTACCGCCACCCACCCAATGACTACCGAAACCACTGCCGCTCCCACCACGGTCTACGATTTTACCGTGAAAAGTATCGACGGCAAAGATGTGAAGCTCAGCCAATTTAAAGGCAAGAAGCTGCTCATCGTAAACGTAGCCTCGGAGTGCGGCTACACCCCGCAGTACAAGGAGCTGGAGGAGCTGCACAAAAAGCACGGCGACCGGGTAACGGTGCTGGGCTTCCCGGCCAACAATTTCGGCGGGCAAGAGCCGGGCACCAACGAGCAGATTGCCACCTTCTGCGAGAAAAACTTCGGCGTCACTTTCCCCATGTTTGCCAAAGTCTCGGTGAAGGGTGCCGACACGGCTCCGCTCTACCAGTTCCTGGCCGACAAGTCGAGAAACGGCGCCGTCAGCGACGCGCCCACCTGGAATTTCTGCAAGTACCTGGTTGATGAGCAGGGCCGCGTGGTAGCTTTTTATCCATCGAAGGTGAAGCCCATGAGCGACGAGCTGGTGGCGGCTATTCTGAAATAA